The DNA sequence CTCGgtaacgtgtctgtgcgcgtgatgcccataatcgcgtgccgcacaccccgcaacatcaacaccaatccacccttaccacttcaaccacccataactccacaaccatgagttgtatcaacgctgcgattgaagctattgaatcgcgtgatcccggagataaatttacatactctgaggttgcgcgccgctttggtgttgatcgctctacgttgtcgcgacgccatcaacagatccggggctcaaatgaagccaaatcacgtaatcagcaactccttcacccacaccaggagctacagcttctagagcacattgacgagcttactgaggctggcttaccaccgacgaggactatgatccagaactttgctagtgctatagccggaagggctacctcccaaagctgggtgacgcgcttctttcaccgtcatcccgacgcgattatatcacgttggtcaactggtttggaccgcaatcgccaccgggctgattctgtatacaagtacgagtcgtactttgatctactatctactaaaatggctcagcaccatattcgggcgcaggatgtatataatatggatgagaagggattccttattggagtgacggggaggagtaagagagtgtttagtaagcagaaatatgagactgggggctttaagaaagtgatacaggacggcaacagagattggatcactgttatcgctgctatatgtgctgatgggagtacgttaccgcccgcgattatatacgaagctacttcgggcaacatgtacgccagatgggttgatgatatcgcaattgacgatccagtctacgttacctcaagtccctcagggtggaccaatgatcaggtaggcctggcatggctcgaacaggtgtttgatcgccatacgaaggagaaggccggcaatcacacacgcttactcatccttgacggccatgggagtcacgttactatggagtttattgactATGCGATCGCCCACAATATTATGTTACTCATACTACCCCCCATAGTACCCAtacgctgcagccactcgatgtggtaatgttcaaacctctggcagccgcgtactcactcagcttgcagcactacctccaggcgagccacggtctcttagctgtgaggaaggatgacttctaccgtcttttcaagcctgcctgggactcctctttcattaagaagcacgcgttgaaggcatttaaagccactgggatagctcctatagatcccgaagtagtacttaaaaagttccgaaagtcaacactaacagcaccgccgccactagtgaacgtgagtagagctactatcacgaacctcattaatcaggcctacgatccgagctctattgcggccaacaacctctcagaaatactcctccgcctccaggctgccaaagagatcgccgagtacgagaaggacgcactgcgcgcggcgctacacgttcaccagaagccccgcaatcggcacgaacctcccctagatctacagcagcgaaaagcgttccattcaggggcagtttggtggtcgccgtgcaagcttcgagaggcccgcttcaggcagctagtgaaggagaaggagaaggagaaagagctacttgataagatagagttgaaagaggcaaaggagaacaacaggatctatcaacttaagatcaaagaggcagcgcgggcggcgcgtgaggaggcaaagaaggtgcgggatgaagccaaggctgtaaaggctgccgaacttgacgccaaacgacgcgatcgcgacgctgcaaaggctatacaacaaccccaatcgggcaagcgtaaggcttcaaagcccgctgcaaagcaacagccaaaaaaacgacgcgtgggtggtgctggcggtggcactctggctgaggtggctgcaccggctcccccaccaacaaccacccgacgcggccgggccgtcaatactccggcaaaatatagatagacaaagttgtagagctacgtctatagatcaatacaccggaaaatctcgcgataatagttattgtacgtggctgcacagcctcaactttgccgtcgtcgcgatattggtggggtgtgcggcacgcgattatgggcatcacgcgcacagacacgttaacgtgtccgtgcgcgtgatgcgcggggaacaccaaaacacgtcaaaccccttcaccttcaacacacgttaactccaccaatatggacccaattcaagctgcgattgaagatattgaaaatctagagccaggagaacagttctcgtatactaaaattgctgctaagcatggtgttgtgagatctacgttgacccgaaggcaccagggccagacaagctcagaaagagacaagaacttcaaccagcagaaactcaacccacaacaagagctagagcttgtgagatatatcgaaaagctcacaaagcgaggcattcctcctacacgagagatgatcaggaatttctcatcagaagtagcccatcagcagctcagcgagagctgggttactcgcttcatcaaccgacacgagatccatctcatctcaaagtggaccagcgccatggatcgtacgcgccacctggctgattctgagtcaaagtatagactctacttcgagctgctgcatcagaagatcaccgaatatcacctagaggctcgagatatatacaatatggatgagaagggcttcttaattggcttgataggcagaagtaagaggatattcagcaggcgtcaatgggagaagaaggaggttcgagcatctctccaggatggatcacgcgagtttctgacagtcctggcctgctgctgcgctgataggagctcgctgcctccagcccttatctacgcagctaaaaatggagctatacgatcgagttgggtagaagatatcaaggcaggagaacatgaggtctttgtctcatcatctccaacaggctggttaaatgataacgtaggcctagcttggctggagcaggtgtttgatcgctctacaaagcaacgatcaggtagatggagattgctcatccttgatggccatggatctcacctcacgatggagtttattaagtactgcgatcgccataggatcctcctcatgatccttcctccccattcgacccatacgctccagccgctagatgtagtgctgttcaagccactctctcaagcctactctaacgagctcactaaccatctctataaggctcaaggccttattccaatcaagaaaggggacttcttcccgctcttctggagcgcctggatatcctccttcacagagagCCTTATATTaaaggccttcgaagccactgggatctggccgatagatgccaacgttatccttcgtagatttgctagcacgccagaagctgagagaagctcatcgtcagggctctctgatcatgactggagaaagctcgatcggctagtacgagctgctgttaatgatagccatcagtatgaggcaagaaagctgcgcttaagcgttcaccatctctctgtgcagtatgagcttttaaagcataagaacgagggcttaaaggaggctcttcaacataaaaagaagcacaggaagaagggcaaagctcttaaccttcaacagcgccaggagtatcacggtggctctgtcttctggtctcctcgcaagctgcgtgaggctcgagctagagaagcagtacgggagcgagatgagacggaggagaaactccaaaaattacggtccaagaagcagcgcgaggaggctcgactgcagcgtcaagatgagctcgaggagaggcgtgtggagaggcagagactcaaggagatgagggagcttgagcgagctgagaaagcagctgaacgcgcgcgccagaaggagagagacgctgctaaagctatacaactaccccaaaagggaaagaggagagcttcagcagctacctcatcgaacaacaagcgtcaaaaacgcgttgaggctgctcgcgctggtgctcaagttcaagaagagcctccagctcctccacCAAAGCTCACATTCCCTGCGTGGAggacaacaccaaacgcagtactgctaagagaagctgcgatgccgtcggcacaggtggcgctagaggaggccaagctccgctttgcagttcacctacgcacgatagacgacaagcacccacttactaatagaactacactgccactagtcatacgaggacgcgcagcgggcaaccgacggataccaagatcgaaggttcagcgcgtagcacaactgctacccgccacaccccgaaacgtcctagccagccctcacttttcagacgggtcgaggcaggatccaacgcaagggcaaggaaaggacattgctgcccagaatttcaccatctggtgggagtctcttggacaagagacaatcactgtcttctcagacgggtctgaacaacaaatcaacggtacaagggtggtcacttacgggtacgctatataccagggccaggccgccgtggcgactggacaaggctcactaaatgcccttagccacgtcttcgatgcggaggctataggcgcgtgcagaggactcaaacacgcactacaactctcactgcctagccagagggagatcgtactttgcatagacagcacttcggtaatatggggcatacgcggaaccgcccctacctcctcccaatgggcgttcctccaaatccatggagctatggaggcctacaacgtgaaaacgcggtgggcgccgggacacatgaagattgttggaaacgagctcgccgaccagctggctgacagcgaggccaaagacccgcaccagccatacggcatggccgcctcccccacaagatccggtatacgaacagtaggccgccgcctcctcgaacatacaagggacacttggtggcaggataagagcagtaggctatcagcatggtacacgcaatggcagctgccatacgatactaggcgcacgcccgcagcgctatggctaccccgaaggatactcgcgaaagtccttatgatacgctcaacgcatggcgactttgaatggtaccaccgaaaattcaaccacgaggatacctcgaaatgcctatgcggcaggcccaagacgccagaacacctagtgttctgcaagagagccacaacacacttcaagaagtggcctctacgccccatcgtgccccctcgcacaagacaggaaggcctagcgtacctcgcgcaattaatagaccagccacaagagttcgagaccttcgttaaggtaacgaactccttctataacgagtgatttctatttttgaatttcacaaagacccgctgaattccttggcattattcagtgtaggattcgcggcagaacgccgcatagatgccacaacccacacgctctctttcAAACTTTTCATTATATCTCAAActgcctcttgttactttttcgtttctctctctaaaaagcagtcattgtactgcatcgatcaaaggcgcaagccacgaaatactagaatattgtaggaaaacggcttcaaatggcgggagtccttttcacgaacatgtatataggcaggacatcactccccttagatacaaaacacctaggaataggttccacgaggcaagtgcgacagcactataagaccacggcgggacccgcccgaataccctatgggaggttacagatagggcgttaaaccataatcaacatcaacaacatcaaccaaagctcacatcacgtggccgcaacgtcaacctcccatcaaaatatagatagtacaagttgatcgcaagcatctaattactccccctctataaattcgtataataacagcttatatacgtggcttaatagcttcatttttgaagtagtggatatggtgttccccgcgcatcacgcgcacggacacgttaacgtgtctgtgcgcgtgatgcccataatcgcgtgccgcacaccccaccaatatcgcgacgacggcaaagttgaggctgtgcagccacgtacaataactattatcgcgagattttccggtgtattga is a window from the Pyrenophora tritici-repentis strain M4 chromosome 7, whole genome shotgun sequence genome containing:
- a CDS encoding Trichoplein multi-domain protein, with amino-acid sequence MSCINAAIEAIESRDPGDKFTYSEVARRFGVDRSTLSRRHQQIRGSNEAKSRNQQLLHPHQELQLLEHIDELTEAGLPPTRTMIQNFASAIAGRATSQSWVTRFFHRHPDAIISRWSTGLDRNRHRADSVYKYESYFDLLSTKMAQHHIRAQDVYNMDEKGFLIGVTGRSKRVFSKQKYETGGFKKVIQDGNRDWITVIAAICADGSTLPPAIIYEATSGNMYARWVDDIAIDDPVYVTSSPSGWTNDQVGLAWLEQVFDRHTKEKAGNHTRLLILDGHGSHVTMDTHTLQPLDVVMFKPLAAAYSLSLQHYLQASHGLLAVRKDDFYRLFKPAWDSSFIKKHALKAFKATGIAPIDPEVVLKKFRKSTLTAPPPLVNVSRATITNLINQAYDPSSIAANNLSEILLRLQAAKEIAEYEKDALRAALHVHQKPRNRHEPPLDLQQRKAFHSGAVWWSPCKLREARFRQLVKEKEKEKELLDKIELKEAKENNRIYQLKIKEAARAAREEAKKVRDEAKAVKAAELDAKRRDRDAAKAIQQPQSGKRKASKPAAKQQPKKRRVGGAGGGTLAEVAAPAPPPTTTRRGRAVNTPAKYR